One Aerosakkonema funiforme FACHB-1375 DNA window includes the following coding sequences:
- a CDS encoding nicotinate phosphoribosyltransferase: protein MTIAPDRMSLLAANLDRTESTEDNELTLCSEDMSLLTDLYQLTMAACYAGEGLDTRQASFELFVRRLPENFGYLIAMGLQQALDYLEKFRFTPKQIQALQATGIFHLAPAKFWSLLAEARFSGDVWAVPEGTAVFANEPLLRVEAPLWQAQLVETYLLNTINYQTLIATKAARIRDVAGKQATLLEFGTRRAFSPQASVWAARAALAAGLDATSNVLAAVKLGQKPSGTMAHSLVMALTATSGSEAEAFAAFHRYFPGAPLLIDTYDAIAAAQTLAEKVNAGEMELSGVRLDSGDLVALSQQVRSLLPDVPIFASGDLDEREIARLKNAGACIDGYGLGTRLVTGSPVNGVYKLVEIDGIPTMKQSSNKTTYPGRKQIFRRFENGIMQSDKLGLVNENSEESQPLLQLVYRDGRKLRPESLNRIRQRTAASVASLPIETRQIDRPISPPVEISAALLSLTAQTKSVRH from the coding sequence ATGACGATCGCCCCCGACCGGATGAGCTTGCTAGCCGCCAATCTTGACAGAACCGAAAGCACAGAAGATAACGAACTGACGCTATGTTCGGAAGACATGAGCCTTCTGACCGACCTGTATCAGCTGACAATGGCAGCGTGCTACGCAGGCGAAGGTTTAGATACAAGACAAGCAAGCTTCGAGCTATTTGTACGCCGACTCCCAGAAAACTTTGGCTACCTAATCGCAATGGGCTTGCAACAAGCCTTAGACTATTTAGAGAAATTCCGCTTCACCCCAAAACAGATACAAGCATTACAGGCGACGGGAATATTCCATCTAGCACCCGCAAAATTTTGGTCGCTACTAGCAGAAGCCCGCTTCAGTGGGGATGTGTGGGCAGTACCGGAAGGGACGGCTGTGTTTGCCAACGAACCGCTGTTGCGAGTAGAAGCACCCCTGTGGCAAGCTCAGTTGGTGGAAACTTATCTATTAAATACAATCAATTATCAAACCTTAATTGCCACAAAAGCGGCAAGAATCCGGGATGTGGCGGGAAAACAAGCAACGCTGCTGGAATTCGGCACCAGACGCGCCTTTAGTCCGCAAGCCTCAGTCTGGGCAGCTCGTGCGGCTTTAGCAGCTGGCTTGGATGCGACATCGAACGTGCTGGCTGCTGTAAAGCTGGGTCAAAAGCCCAGCGGTACGATGGCTCATTCTTTAGTGATGGCATTAACGGCAACATCGGGTAGCGAGGCGGAGGCATTTGCAGCGTTTCACCGCTATTTTCCGGGCGCACCTTTATTGATCGATACTTACGATGCGATCGCAGCTGCTCAAACTTTAGCAGAAAAGGTAAATGCCGGCGAAATGGAATTGTCTGGAGTGCGGTTAGATTCCGGCGATTTAGTAGCATTATCCCAGCAAGTGCGATCGCTCTTACCCGACGTACCCATTTTTGCCAGCGGCGATTTAGACGAGAGAGAAATTGCCCGCTTAAAGAATGCCGGTGCTTGCATCGACGGCTATGGGTTGGGAACTCGACTGGTGACGGGTTCGCCCGTCAATGGCGTTTACAAACTTGTCGAAATTGATGGTATCCCTACAATGAAACAGTCGAGCAATAAAACTACTTATCCCGGTCGCAAGCAAATCTTTCGTCGGTTTGAAAACGGGATTATGCAGTCAGATAAATTGGGATTGGTCAACGAAAATTCAGAAGAAAGTCAGCCTTTATTACAGTTAGTTTACCGAGATGGTAGAAAACTGCGGCCAGAAAGTTTAAATCGCATTCGCCAGCGCACAGCCGCTTCTGTCGCCAGCTTACCAATTGAAACTCGCCAGATCGATCGCCCGATTTCCCCACCAGTAGAAATTTCTGCCGCACTGTTAAGTTTAACGGCACAAACGAAAAGTGTTAGGCACTGA
- a CDS encoding diacylglycerol/polyprenol kinase family protein — MPLFASIPAIWYKIAIVAIWVGGVTLTAELLHRFTSTDPEKIRKVVHIGTGQVILLAWWLQIPAWVGISASILASAVTLLSYKFPILPGINSVGRKSLGTFFYALSIGILTAWFWPLQQPQYAALGILVMTWGDGLAALIGQGFGKHPYKVWDSQKSWEGSLTMALVSYIVSSVIFLGVEGNIWQTWVIPIPIAIIATALEAFSKLGIDNITVPLGSAALGFFLGQFLLG, encoded by the coding sequence GTGCCACTTTTTGCATCCATCCCCGCCATCTGGTACAAAATTGCGATCGTCGCCATCTGGGTAGGCGGCGTTACCTTAACCGCTGAATTGCTGCATCGCTTCACCTCGACAGACCCAGAAAAAATTCGCAAAGTCGTTCATATTGGCACCGGACAAGTAATTCTGCTGGCGTGGTGGCTGCAAATCCCCGCTTGGGTAGGCATTTCCGCTTCGATTTTAGCGAGTGCTGTCACCCTATTATCTTACAAATTTCCCATTCTGCCGGGAATCAACAGCGTCGGGCGCAAAAGTTTGGGTACATTTTTCTACGCTCTCAGTATAGGTATTCTCACTGCCTGGTTTTGGCCCCTGCAACAACCCCAGTACGCCGCGTTGGGTATTTTGGTGATGACTTGGGGGGATGGACTCGCAGCCCTCATCGGGCAAGGATTTGGCAAACATCCCTACAAAGTTTGGGATAGTCAAAAGAGTTGGGAAGGTTCCCTGACAATGGCACTCGTCAGTTATATAGTCAGCAGCGTAATTTTCCTGGGAGTGGAAGGTAATATTTGGCAAACGTGGGTAATACCGATACCCATTGCCATAATTGCTACTGCTTTGGAAGCTTTTTCCAAGTTGGGTATTGACAATATTACCGTTCCTCTTGGTAGTGCCGCGTTAGGGTTTTTCTTGGGCCAGTTTTTACTTGGCTAA
- the yidD gene encoding membrane protein insertion efficiency factor YidD has product MKILLIWLIRGYRMFISPLFPPTCRFTPTCSQYGLQAIERFGPLRGSWMTVRRILRCHPFHPGGYDPVPTLDNGEKKNCHH; this is encoded by the coding sequence ATGAAAATTTTACTGATTTGGTTAATTCGCGGCTACCGGATGTTTATTTCGCCCTTGTTTCCGCCTACGTGTCGCTTTACTCCCACTTGTTCTCAGTACGGTTTGCAGGCGATCGAGCGTTTTGGCCCCTTGCGCGGTAGCTGGATGACCGTTCGGCGCATCTTGCGCTGTCATCCCTTCCATCCCGGCGGTTACGATCCTGTCCCGACTTTGGATAATGGTGAGAAGAAAAATTGTCATCATTAA
- a CDS encoding M15 family metallopeptidase gives MKPYQQIPIVECGEPLVAIPLELFAVESPHPYEKLGAPYGDRSPYYLRQSVLANLITAQNYLQQQHPNWRIQIFDAYRPVEVQQFMVEYSFAQIIATQKLNLSEISESDRQQIWQQVYQFWAPPSLDPATPPPHSTGAAIDLTLVDEGGNTINMGSAIDEISPISYPDYFANSTNAIEQQYHAHRQLLSNVMQTSGFQRHPNEWWHFSCGDQMWAWLSNQANPINTVIARYGREGARG, from the coding sequence ATGAAACCCTACCAACAGATTCCTATTGTAGAATGTGGCGAACCCCTCGTAGCCATTCCCCTAGAGCTATTCGCCGTCGAGTCTCCCCATCCCTACGAAAAACTCGGCGCACCTTACGGAGATCGATCGCCATATTACCTCCGTCAAAGCGTCCTCGCCAACCTCATCACCGCCCAAAACTACCTACAGCAACAGCATCCCAACTGGCGCATCCAAATATTTGATGCCTATCGACCGGTGGAAGTGCAACAATTTATGGTTGAGTACAGCTTCGCGCAAATAATTGCAACTCAGAAATTAAATTTATCTGAAATATCGGAAAGCGATCGACAACAAATCTGGCAACAAGTATATCAGTTTTGGGCACCACCAAGCCTCGACCCAGCCACACCGCCTCCACACAGCACAGGCGCTGCGATCGATCTTACCTTAGTTGACGAAGGTGGCAACACTATTAATATGGGTTCTGCCATTGACGAAATTTCACCCATCTCATATCCAGATTATTTCGCCAACAGCACCAATGCGATCGAACAACAATATCACGCTCACCGTCAACTATTATCGAATGTCATGCAAACATCTGGATTTCAGCGCCATCCTAACGAGTGGTGGCATTTTTCCTGCGGCGATCAAATGTGGGCTTGGTTGTCCAATCAAGCCAATCCCATCAATACAGTTATAGCGCGATATGGGAGAGAAGGGGCTAGGGGCTAG
- a CDS encoding glycosyltransferase family 39 protein, which produces MTNRFMNLPRLKTFSQSRYFHPLLLLASIAVGIALRFSRLEAKPIWTDEFATMVFSLGNTFHSVPLDRAIAPDILFQQLQPQLKDIGDVIERLFNESTHPPLYFVVAHLWLKLFPIQDTNVLLWSSRTLSVLFGVATVPAMYGFAWLAFRSRLVAQLAAAMMAISPYSIFLAQEARHYTLATLLIVASLSCFVVTIHYIEKRSSLPAWVGFSWVAVNSLGIATHYFFTLSLVIQGLVLSAIWIKNRLNPRSENARIIYWWRIVAVAVGTLAGGLVWLPVWRNIHGSELTRWVYQDPLRNFLLPVVRLCLWITSMLSMLPVDIFSLPLWAVIGFGSIMVIYLIWVGRLLWRGWRWQIKHSNSSFTAKALGGYVVSMLGLILVLGYGLGTDLTLAPRFQYIYFPVAIALFIYSISAYWMRGMGQGEFEDKIQLSQPVSPVMIILLMALLGGITIVGNFGYLQHERCDIVAKSIQHESPMPVLIASTHKHHGNTGRIMGIAWELNRLNQGSYHSSPLFLLAHKYQGLCKEALCNDPNNDPGITLSETVAKLPRPLDVWVVNFHAPILIENQNCTSADARWRKVEGYRFRRYQCR; this is translated from the coding sequence ATGACTAATCGCTTTATGAATTTGCCCAGGTTAAAAACTTTCTCCCAAAGCCGCTATTTTCATCCGCTGTTACTGTTAGCGTCGATAGCAGTAGGAATTGCATTGCGCTTCAGTCGTCTGGAGGCAAAGCCGATTTGGACGGATGAATTTGCAACAATGGTTTTTAGCTTGGGCAATACTTTTCATAGTGTACCTTTGGATAGAGCGATCGCACCAGATATTCTCTTTCAACAGCTGCAACCGCAACTTAAAGATATTGGCGATGTTATCGAGCGTTTATTTAACGAAAGTACGCACCCACCTTTATATTTTGTTGTTGCACATTTGTGGTTGAAACTGTTTCCTATACAAGACACGAATGTTTTGCTTTGGTCGTCGAGGACGCTTTCCGTTTTGTTTGGCGTGGCGACTGTTCCGGCGATGTACGGTTTCGCTTGGTTGGCTTTTCGATCGCGTTTGGTGGCGCAATTAGCGGCGGCGATGATGGCAATATCGCCCTACAGTATATTTTTAGCTCAAGAAGCGCGACACTACACTTTAGCAACTTTGTTGATCGTCGCTTCTTTGAGTTGTTTTGTTGTTACTATTCATTATATAGAAAAGCGATCGTCTTTACCAGCTTGGGTAGGATTTAGCTGGGTAGCAGTTAATAGTTTGGGTATCGCTACACATTATTTTTTCACACTTAGTTTGGTTATTCAAGGTTTAGTATTATCGGCAATTTGGATAAAAAATCGCCTAAATCCTCGTTCTGAAAACGCACGAATCATTTATTGGTGGCGGATTGTGGCTGTGGCGGTAGGAACGCTGGCGGGAGGATTGGTTTGGCTACCTGTTTGGCGAAATATTCACGGTAGCGAATTGACTAGATGGGTTTATCAAGATCCGCTGAGAAATTTTTTGTTACCTGTGGTAAGATTGTGCTTGTGGATAACTTCTATGCTGTCCATGTTACCAGTTGACATATTCAGCCTGCCTTTGTGGGCGGTAATTGGATTTGGCAGCATAATGGTAATTTATTTAATCTGGGTTGGGCGGCTTTTGTGGCGCGGTTGGAGATGGCAAATCAAACATTCCAATAGCAGTTTTACAGCTAAGGCTTTGGGTGGATATGTTGTAAGTATGCTGGGGTTAATTTTGGTTTTGGGTTATGGTTTGGGAACGGATTTGACGTTAGCGCCCAGATTTCAATATATTTATTTTCCAGTTGCGATCGCATTATTTATTTATAGCATTTCTGCATATTGGATGAGGGGAATGGGTCAAGGGGAATTTGAAGATAAAATTCAATTATCCCAGCCTGTTTCGCCTGTAATGATAATTTTGTTAATGGCATTACTGGGGGGGATAACTATCGTTGGGAATTTTGGCTATCTGCAACACGAACGTTGCGATATTGTTGCCAAATCAATCCAGCATGAATCGCCAATGCCAGTTTTGATTGCATCTACTCACAAACATCACGGCAATACTGGTAGAATCATGGGGATAGCGTGGGAGTTAAATCGCTTAAATCAGGGAAGTTATCATAGCAGCCCTTTGTTTTTACTCGCTCACAAATATCAAGGTTTGTGTAAAGAAGCTTTGTGTAACGACCCCAATAACGATCCGGGGATTACCCTATCGGAAACAGTCGCTAAATTGCCTCGACCTCTGGATGTTTGGGTGGTGAATTTCCACGCACCAATACTAATCGAAAACCAAAATTGTACTAGCGCTGATGCTCGTTGGCGTAAGGTGGAAGGATATCGGTTTAGGCGATATCAATGTAGGTAA
- the argG gene encoding argininosuccinate synthase has product MKAQDLVGKTIAFAGSGGLDSCTITRWLTDMGVQVICFTADLGQPDEEDLDVVRKRMLLAGAVDFVLLPAREPIAEAGLSVIQSQACYEGRYWNTTGIARCVLAKAMIEEMQKRGLTIFSHGATGRGNDQVRFQLITNMLAPEFEVYAPWRDEEFLARFPGRSEMIDFCQAKGLPVTATKDKPYSTDANMLGLTHESGHLEALTTPAHFVKPIMGCYPADAPDETGEFTVVFEKGRPISVNGKSVNLVEAIVEANAIGGRYGIGIGTHLVENRFVGIKSRGVYESPGVELLGTCYAFLLQLILDRRAREFYDQLSLLIAKQIYQGYWFDLATQMALLAIGRTAELATGTITVSVYKGNISFVSASNTPHSLYSEENASMEGIGSYNHADSEGLLRVFGVSARVLATSGQIKG; this is encoded by the coding sequence ATGAAAGCTCAAGATTTAGTCGGAAAAACGATCGCATTTGCTGGCTCCGGGGGTTTGGATAGCTGCACCATCACCCGTTGGCTCACAGATATGGGTGTACAGGTGATTTGTTTTACAGCCGACCTGGGTCAACCCGACGAAGAAGATTTGGATGTCGTCCGCAAGCGGATGCTCTTGGCTGGAGCAGTTGATTTTGTGTTGTTACCCGCACGAGAACCGATAGCAGAAGCGGGTTTGAGCGTGATTCAATCTCAAGCTTGCTACGAGGGACGCTACTGGAATACGACCGGTATCGCTCGCTGTGTGTTGGCGAAAGCGATGATCGAAGAAATGCAAAAAAGGGGACTGACTATCTTCAGTCACGGCGCAACGGGACGCGGAAACGATCAAGTGCGCTTTCAACTGATCACCAATATGCTCGCACCGGAGTTTGAGGTGTACGCGCCTTGGCGGGATGAAGAGTTTCTGGCTCGTTTTCCGGGTCGCAGCGAAATGATTGACTTTTGTCAAGCAAAGGGACTTCCCGTGACGGCGACGAAGGATAAACCTTACTCTACTGATGCGAATATGCTGGGTTTAACCCACGAGTCGGGACATCTGGAAGCGCTGACTACACCGGCACATTTTGTTAAACCGATCATGGGTTGCTACCCCGCCGATGCGCCAGACGAAACAGGCGAGTTCACTGTGGTGTTTGAAAAGGGTCGCCCAATATCAGTAAATGGCAAATCTGTCAATCTGGTAGAGGCAATTGTAGAAGCAAATGCGATCGGCGGACGGTATGGTATTGGTATCGGTACTCACTTAGTCGAAAATCGCTTTGTGGGAATTAAATCGCGGGGAGTTTATGAAAGCCCAGGTGTAGAATTGTTGGGAACCTGTTATGCTTTTTTACTGCAACTGATTTTAGATCGTCGCGCCCGCGAATTCTACGACCAGCTATCTTTATTAATAGCTAAGCAAATTTATCAGGGTTACTGGTTTGACTTGGCAACTCAAATGGCACTTTTAGCGATTGGGAGAACCGCAGAACTGGCGACGGGAACTATTACGGTTTCTGTTTACAAAGGAAATATTTCTTTTGTTTCCGCTAGCAATACGCCGCATTCCCTATACTCAGAAGAAAATGCGTCTATGGAAGGTATTGGCAGTTACAATCACGCCGATTCTGAGGGATTGTTGCGCGTTTTTGGTGTGAGTGCGCGTGTTTTGGCTACCAGCGGTCAAATTAAAGGTTGA
- a CDS encoding glycosyltransferase family 2 protein gives MFFSVVIPTYNRKPILEKCLRALEHQRLGAGSCITGYEVVLVDDGSTDGTLEWLSAHSAEFPHVRSFQQDHQGPAAARNLGVEKATGDTIVFIDSDLVVTENFLQAHADTLMQGYRSLMSDRLFTYGRVINTCNFDNPTSEPYKLTDFSAAYFATGNVAIARHWLLSAGLFDTRFQLYGWEDLELGVRLKKLGLKLIQCPAAIGYHWHPPFRLDQLPQLIEKEIQRGRMGVLFYQKHPTWEVRMAIQMTWLHRLLWGLLSLGGLLNERTMAGFLQALIDRGKPQLALEIARIFLNWYNVKAVYAAYAQMR, from the coding sequence GTGTTTTTCAGCGTCGTCATCCCAACTTACAATCGCAAACCCATTTTGGAAAAGTGCCTTCGCGCCTTGGAACATCAGCGTTTGGGTGCTGGTAGCTGCATAACCGGTTACGAAGTTGTGCTGGTGGACGATGGCTCGACCGACGGTACTTTGGAATGGCTGTCAGCGCATTCGGCTGAGTTTCCTCATGTGCGATCGTTCCAGCAAGACCACCAAGGGCCAGCCGCTGCCCGCAATCTCGGTGTAGAAAAAGCTACAGGCGATACGATCGTTTTTATCGATAGCGATTTGGTAGTGACGGAAAATTTCCTGCAAGCGCACGCAGATACGTTGATGCAGGGATATCGATCGCTCATGAGCGATCGTCTGTTCACCTACGGGCGCGTCATCAACACTTGTAACTTCGATAACCCGACTTCCGAACCGTACAAACTCACCGACTTCTCGGCGGCTTACTTTGCGACGGGGAATGTGGCGATCGCCCGCCACTGGTTATTATCCGCCGGACTGTTCGACACCCGCTTTCAACTCTATGGCTGGGAAGACCTAGAACTCGGCGTCCGACTCAAAAAACTCGGTCTCAAACTGATCCAATGTCCCGCTGCGATCGGCTACCACTGGCATCCACCTTTTCGCTTAGACCAGCTACCGCAACTGATCGAAAAAGAAATTCAGCGGGGACGCATGGGCGTTCTGTTCTACCAAAAACACCCCACCTGGGAAGTTCGCATGGCGATCCAAATGACTTGGCTGCACCGACTGCTTTGGGGACTCCTCTCCCTTGGCGGTCTCCTCAACGAACGTACAATGGCGGGGTTTTTGCAAGCCCTCATAGACAGGGGGAAACCGCAATTAGCGCTGGAAATAGCGCGAATCTTTTTGAATTGGTACAACGTCAAAGCTGTTTACGCTGCTTATGCTCAAATGCGGTAA
- the rpsB gene encoding 30S ribosomal protein S2: MPVVSLAQMMEAGVHFGHQTRRWNPKMSPYIYTSRNGVHIIDLVQTAQLMEDAYSYMRTAAEQGKKFLFIGTKRQAAGIVAQEASRCGAYYINQRWLGGMLTNWATIKTRVERLKDLERREENGALALLPKKEAAVLRREMEKLQKYLGGIKTMRKLPDVVVIVDQRREYNAVQECQKLNIPIVSLLDTNCDPDLVDIPIPANDDAIRSIKLIVGKLADAIYEGRHGQLEAAEDEDYEDYEGAEEDIDYDESDFPDEDEDEDSDQ, translated from the coding sequence ATGCCAGTTGTCTCATTGGCTCAAATGATGGAAGCGGGAGTCCATTTTGGGCACCAAACTCGCCGTTGGAATCCCAAAATGTCTCCCTACATTTATACATCCCGCAATGGAGTCCACATCATCGACTTGGTACAAACTGCCCAGTTGATGGAAGATGCTTACAGCTATATGCGGACTGCTGCCGAACAGGGCAAAAAGTTTTTGTTCATCGGAACCAAGCGTCAGGCAGCTGGAATTGTGGCACAAGAAGCGAGTCGCTGTGGAGCTTACTACATCAACCAACGCTGGTTGGGTGGAATGCTCACCAACTGGGCTACGATCAAAACGCGGGTGGAACGCCTGAAAGATTTGGAACGCCGCGAGGAAAATGGCGCACTGGCGCTGTTACCTAAAAAAGAAGCAGCAGTTTTGCGGCGCGAAATGGAAAAGCTGCAAAAATATTTGGGTGGCATCAAGACGATGCGGAAACTTCCCGATGTAGTGGTGATTGTGGATCAGCGGCGGGAATACAACGCAGTGCAAGAATGTCAGAAATTAAATATTCCGATCGTGTCGCTGCTGGACACAAACTGCGATCCGGATCTAGTCGATATTCCCATTCCGGCAAACGATGACGCCATTCGATCGATTAAGCTAATAGTTGGCAAATTAGCGGATGCCATCTACGAAGGTCGTCACGGTCAGCTGGAAGCAGCGGAAGATGAAGACTACGAAGATTACGAAGGCGCTGAAGAGGATATCGACTACGATGAGAGCGATTTCCCCGATGAAGATGAAGATGAAGACAGCGATCAATAA
- the tsf gene encoding translation elongation factor Ts — MAEISAKLVQELRQKTGAGMMDCKKALSETGADMTKAMEWLRQKGLARAGKIETKAATDGLVGSYIHTGGRVGVLVEVNCQTDFVARNEEFKALVQNIAMQIAACPNVEYVKVGDIPSEVVEREKAIEMGRDDLGNKPANIKEKIVEGRIEKRLKEMTLLDQPYIRDQNITVEELVKQQVAKLGENIQVRRFVRFVLGEGLEKQESNFAEEVAAQMGSNS, encoded by the coding sequence ATGGCGGAAATATCTGCAAAACTTGTCCAAGAACTGCGTCAAAAAACCGGCGCAGGCATGATGGATTGTAAAAAAGCGCTCTCGGAAACCGGCGCTGACATGACCAAAGCTATGGAATGGCTGCGGCAAAAAGGACTCGCCCGTGCCGGCAAAATCGAAACGAAAGCAGCTACAGACGGGCTGGTAGGCAGCTACATCCACACAGGCGGCAGAGTAGGCGTACTGGTGGAAGTGAACTGCCAAACCGATTTCGTGGCCCGCAATGAAGAGTTCAAAGCCCTAGTGCAGAACATTGCTATGCAAATAGCGGCTTGTCCGAACGTGGAGTACGTCAAGGTCGGCGACATCCCATCGGAAGTAGTGGAAAGGGAAAAAGCGATCGAAATGGGGCGAGATGACTTGGGCAACAAACCCGCCAACATCAAAGAAAAGATTGTTGAGGGTAGAATTGAAAAACGCCTCAAAGAAATGACTTTGCTCGATCAACCCTACATCCGCGACCAAAATATCACAGTGGAAGAGTTGGTCAAGCAGCAAGTCGCCAAATTGGGTGAAAACATCCAAGTGCGTCGCTTTGTCAGATTTGTACTCGGTGAAGGATTGGAAAAACAAGAATCCAACTTTGCCGAAGAAGTCGCCGCTCAAATGGGTAGCAATTCGTAG